The genomic window GAAGCCTGAAAAGGGACCGGCGGTGCCGGTCTCTGTGGGCGCACACACCGCAGAGTCCTCTGGGTTCTGTCGGCCGTCGCGGTTTGTGCACTCGCACGCGTACGAGCCCACCGTGTTAATGCACGCAACCGAGCACTTGTGCGCACCGACGCACTCGTCCACGTCCACGCACTCCCCCGAGTCATCTTTGAGAAAACCGGGCCCACACGGCGTGCACACTGAGCTCAGATTTGCGACGGCGCCGTTGATCAGGCGCCATATGGTGGGGGGGCCCAAACAGTACAAGTCCAGTTGGACCAGGGACCAGCAGTCCACCTGGATCCTGCTGCTTTCGGCCGGGTCTAGACTGAGGAAGCGCGCTCCTGGGACCACGGGCCGAGAACACTGACGAGACCCGGATTTGGGGTTTTGCTCTTGTGTCGGTTCTATTGGCTCAGGTCCAGTTGGTTCTGGCTCACCTTTTGCTGGTGTTGTTTGTTCAGGATGAGAAGATTGTGGTTCATCCAGTTTCGGTGCCGATGTTTCCGGTCCAGTTGGTTTTGGTTCAGCCAGTTTTGGAACTGGTGTTTCTGGTTCAGCATGTCCTGGTGTTGATACGTCTGGTTCAGCCGGTTTGTTGTTTTCCACCTGGGTAGGTTCTGGAGTTGCAGGTTCTAGTTCTTCCTGTCCAGAGGCCAGCTTGCAGATGAATGAGTTGTGAGTCTTGCAGTTCAGCGGGATCAAACCCCACTTGGTGATGGTGGAGCGGTCCTGCTGGGTGAGCAGCGCCGCACAGAGAACTGATGTGCAGGTGTGCTCCGGCTCCTCCACCCATTGGCTCTCGTGCACCTCAGAACGCCCGTCCGAGGTCCACCTGAAGCCTCTGAGGGGCAACGAGGGAACCACACACTGGTTCTTGGCCTTCCTCAGCCCCACCCAAAAAGGCCTTTGGGCCACCTGCAGGTCAGAACTGGACAAGACGTGCAGGATTTGGGCCAGCTCCTGCCGGGTGGCAAAGGTGGCGAGCTGGTTGGGTCGACATTCCTCTTGGGCTCGCTCGAAGGACACTTTTGATTGGTGGAGCTCATAAAGCGCTTCCGGCTCTGACCCTGCCGACACGCTTGTGACCCAAGTGACCCAGGTGACCCAGGTGACAGTCCAAAGCTGGATCCCGCTGAAACGGAGCAGCGGCGTCATTATTTGACTCCTCGCCCTGCGCTAAAAAGCACAACAATGTTAGCTAAAGACACGCCCACTTCAACTAGTAAACTAGGGGGCGGGACTTAGAGCGCTGACTAAGTGTACAAATCTCAAATGTTTCTGTTAAACTTTGCCTTCTCTACCAAAGGATTTCATGTCATGTGATTTCATGTCAAGTGATGTCATGTCATGTGATTTTATGTCATGTGATTTTATGCCAAGTGATGTCATGTCACGTGACTTCATGTCATGTGAGGTCATGTCGTGTGATTTAATGCCATGTGATTTCATGTCATGTGATTTCATATCATGTGATTTCATGCCATGTGAGGTTATGTCATGTGATTTAATGTCATGTGATTCTATATCATGTGATTTCATGTCACGGGATTTTGGATCATGTGATTTCATTTCATGTAGTCACTTGACATGAAATCCCATGTCATGTGATTTCATATTATGTGATTTTATGTCATGTGATTTCATGTCAAGTGATGTCATGTGATTTCATGTTATGTGAGGTCATGACATGCGATTTCATGTCATGTGACGTCATGTCATGTGATTTCATGTCATGGGATTTCATGTCACGGGATTTCATTTCAAGTAATCACTTGACATGGAATCTCATGTCATGTGATTTAATGTCATGTGATTTTAGGTATTCTGATTTCAAGTCATCATATTTCATGTCAGGTGATTTCATGTCACAGGATTTCATGACTTGTGATTTCATGTCATGTGACTTTGGGTCTAGTGATTTCATGTCACGGGACATCATGGCATGTGATTTCATGACATGTGATTTCAAATCATGTGATTTCATGTCACGGGATTTCATGACATGTGATTTCATGTAATGTGAAGTCATTTCAAGTAATCACTTGACACGAAATCTCATGTCGTGTGATTTCATGACATGTGTTTTCATGTCATGGAGTTTCATGACATGTGATTTCATGTCATGTGATTTCATATCATGTGATTTCATGTCATAGGATTTCATGACATGTGATGTCATTTCAAGAACGAGTTGCATGAAATGAAATCTCATGTCATGTCAGTTCATGTCATGGGATGTCATTTCAAGTAATCACTTGACATGAAATCTCATTGTAGGAGCCATTTTAGGCATCCTTATTTTTGTGTTGGCATTACTTCCTTTTGTCACTAGGTGGCGGGCTTTTTGGTTTAGGAGTGCAGGGTTGAAGGCATAAATAGGAGCACAGGTCAGCTGATTAGGAAGAACTCAGGTGTGGGAGCACAAACCGTTCTTACCAACGGCAGACAACGGCAGACAACGgtacacaacagcagacaacaacggcagacaacggtacacaacagcagacaacaacagcagacaacagcacaCAGCAACTGGCAGGAAATACAGGAGAGCATATGGCACAATGTCACTACAATAATCCATGGTATGTTTCATTCACCCTGCAAGTTTATTGATAAATATGCGTTAACTGGACTTCTGACTGGACCTCACTTCAATGCAATGTTTGCTGCTGCGTAGGATCACTCCCTCAAACCTGTTGAGTAGTGACAATAAATTAGAACATTTAAAGGTGAAGATTGCCACTACAACTCAAGTAAGAACGGTGCACTTCGCGTGAAAAGGACAACAAGAAGAACACCAAAGGACATCAAAAGCCTCAAGAGGACGAATTGTGCCACGGCCACGCTGCTACTCATCAGCCAGGGTGATTGGAAACACCTGCCAGCTCTATAGGGTGAGTTGTGTGGAGCTGAAAGCAGCACAAGGGAGACACTTGGTCAATTATGTCTGATGGCAAATATGATGTACAGCCACAAGGTGGCCAAAATGTGGATCCTGAAAAGGAAAATGTACAATATTCTGAAAAGGAAAAAAGAGCCATAAAGTATGATGCCAAAGGCTTGGAAATGAAAGTTGACAATCATCATAAAGCAATAGGAACATGTGTTTAAAAAGTTGCTAAAATAAGGGACACAATGAAACAACTCATGCATTCAAATGAAAATGATGAAAA from Nerophis ophidion isolate RoL-2023_Sa linkage group LG07, RoL_Noph_v1.0, whole genome shotgun sequence includes these protein-coding regions:
- the clec14a gene encoding C-type lectin domain family 14 member A, encoding MTPLLRFSGIQLWTVTWVTWVTWVTSVSAGSEPEALYELHQSKVSFERAQEECRPNQLATFATRQELAQILHVLSSSDLQVAQRPFWVGLRKAKNQCVVPSLPLRGFRWTSDGRSEVHESQWVEEPEHTCTSVLCAALLTQQDRSTITKWGLIPLNCKTHNSFICKLASGQEELEPATPEPTQVENNKPAEPDVSTPGHAEPETPVPKLAEPKPTGPETSAPKLDEPQSSHPEQTTPAKGEPEPTGPEPIEPTQEQNPKSGSRQCSRPVVPGARFLSLDPAESSRIQVDCWSLVQLDLYCLGPPTIWRLINGAVANLSSVCTPCGPGFLKDDSGECVDVDECVGAHKCSVACINTVGSYACECTNRDGRQNPEDSAVCAPTETGTAGPFSGFLVPVLVALAVLVVLV